In the genome of Segatella copri, one region contains:
- a CDS encoding transposase, giving the protein MNTGLDQYMDIFKDAVEDSAAKLTKSFEKILIEVIILFMVIPRKINFTQMGRYGSHVEQTYRNAFGLKKSKSIDWLKLNVSLAKRFFGKQGRWAIAIDPSYISKAGKKTPHIGRFWSGCAQSVKHGLEIMGIGLIDIDAKDCMMLKAHQSLSNKELSLRNKTMVDFYISVIKRYRKELLKLSTLIVADAYFSTSTFVNGIKKEGFSLISRFRDNACLFYVYAGPRTGKRGRPKTKDGKIDMKNLDLTRMEKMEMKDIEGTAYTLIAYSKALRCKVRLVIWQMPNGKKKLFFSTDTSLSGEEVLLYYRTRFQIEFCFRDAKGYTGLMDCQARDKWKLDFAFNASFTSLNVAKVTMKEMGMEYSMSSFKSLMTNIYLVKRIFKASGYTPNRTLISKIFKDLSCLQRIAA; this is encoded by the coding sequence ATGAATACAGGACTTGACCAATATATGGATATCTTTAAAGATGCAGTTGAAGATTCGGCTGCAAAGTTAACAAAAAGTTTCGAGAAAATACTCATCGAGGTGATAATTTTGTTCATGGTAATACCAAGAAAGATAAATTTCACCCAAATGGGGAGGTATGGCTCGCATGTTGAGCAAACCTATCGCAACGCATTCGGCTTAAAAAAGTCGAAAAGCATTGACTGGCTCAAACTTAATGTCTCACTTGCCAAGCGCTTCTTTGGTAAACAGGGAAGATGGGCTATTGCCATTGATCCCAGCTACATCAGCAAAGCTGGCAAGAAGACTCCACATATCGGTCGTTTTTGGTCGGGATGTGCACAGTCTGTTAAACATGGTCTCGAAATCATGGGTATTGGCCTCATTGATATTGATGCCAAAGACTGCATGATGTTAAAAGCACACCAGTCGCTAAGTAATAAAGAACTGAGTCTTAGAAACAAGACTATGGTAGATTTCTATATCAGCGTCATTAAGCGTTACCGCAAGGAACTTCTTAAACTCTCAACCCTCATAGTTGCAGATGCTTACTTCTCTACAAGTACATTTGTTAATGGGATAAAGAAAGAAGGGTTCTCTTTGATAAGCCGCTTTCGTGACAATGCTTGTCTCTTTTATGTCTATGCTGGTCCACGTACTGGAAAACGTGGTCGCCCCAAGACCAAGGATGGCAAGATTGATATGAAGAATCTTGACCTCACTCGAATGGAGAAGATGGAGATGAAAGATATAGAAGGAACAGCTTATACTTTGATAGCCTATTCCAAGGCACTCAGGTGTAAAGTTAGACTTGTCATCTGGCAGATGCCGAATGGCAAGAAGAAACTATTCTTCTCTACAGACACCTCACTTTCGGGTGAAGAAGTACTTCTTTATTATAGAACCAGGTTCCAGATCGAATTTTGCTTTCGTGACGCCAAAGGCTATACTGGTCTTATGGACTGCCAGGCTCGCGATAAGTGGAAACTCGATTTTGCTTTCAATGCTTCGTTCACATCACTAAATGTTGCCAAGGTAACTATGAAGGAGATGGGAATGGAATATTCTATGTCTTCATTCAAGTCACTGATGACCAATATTTATCTGGTGAAACGAATTTTTAAAGCAAGCG